A single window of Deinococcus budaensis DNA harbors:
- a CDS encoding alpha/beta fold hydrolase, which translates to MTSAPPHAAARTLAWAAALPLGAWLAWSLYSRARIPHDLTPPPALEAERRTLDGRAGPLNVYVAGSGAPLLLIHSVNAAASAYEVRPLFEHHRASRRVYALDLPGFGFSARTDRNYTPRLMTDAIHDVLDEIALEHGGPVDALALSLGGEFLARAAAERPERFRSVALVTPTGFGKTEQFYGGLGSTRGSAALKRAYEHPLLGQPFYDLLASSPSLRFFLALTFGSFGTVDEGLLRYDYPTSHVPGARHAPFAFISGTLFSADIDRVYEALTVPAWLAYGTRDRFTDFGDLSNVENKPNWSFQRFETGALVYFEQPERFFAAYGAFLAGVRAG; encoded by the coding sequence ATGACCTCTGCCCCTCCGCACGCGGCGGCCCGGACCCTGGCCTGGGCGGCGGCCCTGCCCCTGGGCGCCTGGCTGGCGTGGAGCCTCTACAGCCGCGCGCGCATTCCGCACGACCTCACGCCGCCGCCCGCCCTCGAGGCCGAGCGCCGGACCCTGGACGGCCGCGCGGGGCCGCTGAACGTGTACGTGGCGGGATCGGGCGCGCCCCTGCTGCTGATCCACAGCGTCAACGCCGCCGCGAGCGCCTACGAGGTCCGGCCCCTGTTCGAGCACCACCGCGCCTCCCGGCGGGTGTACGCCCTCGACCTGCCCGGCTTCGGCTTCTCGGCCCGCACCGACCGCAACTATACCCCCCGCCTGATGACCGACGCCATCCACGACGTGCTCGACGAGATCGCCTTGGAACACGGCGGTCCGGTGGACGCCCTGGCCCTTTCGCTGGGCGGCGAGTTCCTGGCCCGCGCCGCCGCCGAGCGCCCGGAGCGGTTCCGGTCAGTCGCCCTGGTCACGCCCACGGGCTTTGGCAAGACCGAGCAGTTCTACGGGGGGCTGGGCAGCACGCGGGGCAGCGCGGCGCTGAAGCGGGCCTACGAACACCCGCTGCTGGGGCAGCCCTTCTACGACCTGCTGGCGAGTTCGCCCAGCCTGCGCTTTTTCCTGGCGCTGACCTTCGGCTCGTTTGGCACGGTGGACGAGGGGCTGTTGCGGTACGACTACCCCACCTCGCACGTGCCCGGGGCGCGGCACGCGCCGTTTGCCTTTATCAGCGGGACGCTGTTCAGCGCCGACATCGACCGGGTCTACGAGGCCCTGACGGTGCCGGCGTGGCTGGCGTACGGGACGCGCGACCGCTTCACCGACTTCGGGGACCTGAGCAACGTGGAGAATAAGCCCAACTGGAGTTTCCAGCGGTTCGAGACGGGCGCGCTCGTGTACTTCGAGCAGCCCGAACGGTTCTTCGCCGCCTACGGCGCCTTCCTGGCCGGGGTGCGGGCGGGCTGA
- a CDS encoding ATP-binding cassette domain-containing protein has translation MDALQHVPVPAPVPAVPLVMEARGLVKRYGQVTAIAGADFALRRGEILAVIGDNGAGKSSLIKALSGAVVPDEGQIFLDGQPVTFRSPSDARRQGIETVYQDLAVAPAMTIAENLFLGREILKPGPLARLLRIVDKKKMHGEAVRHMQGLQFAIKSMSQPVETLSGGQRQGVAVARSAAFARHVVIMDEPTAALGVREGNMVLDLIRQVRGSGLPVILISHNMPHVFEIADRIHVHRMGARAAVLDPRKISMADTVSVMTGALRPDQLSADVLAL, from the coding sequence ATGGACGCTCTTCAGCATGTTCCGGTGCCCGCCCCGGTGCCCGCCGTCCCGCTGGTGATGGAAGCGCGCGGCCTGGTCAAGCGCTACGGACAGGTCACCGCCATAGCGGGCGCCGACTTCGCGCTGCGGCGCGGCGAGATTCTGGCGGTGATCGGCGACAACGGCGCGGGCAAGAGCAGCCTGATCAAGGCGCTGTCGGGCGCCGTGGTTCCCGACGAGGGGCAGATCTTCCTCGACGGGCAGCCGGTGACGTTTCGCAGCCCCAGCGACGCGCGGCGCCAGGGCATCGAGACGGTCTACCAGGACCTGGCGGTGGCTCCGGCGATGACCATCGCGGAAAACCTGTTTCTGGGCCGCGAGATTCTGAAGCCCGGTCCCCTGGCCCGGCTGCTGCGAATCGTGGACAAGAAAAAGATGCATGGCGAGGCGGTGCGCCACATGCAGGGCCTGCAATTTGCCATCAAGAGCATGAGCCAGCCGGTCGAGACGCTCTCCGGTGGACAGCGGCAGGGCGTGGCGGTTGCCCGCAGCGCGGCGTTTGCGCGCCACGTGGTCATCATGGACGAACCCACGGCGGCGCTCGGCGTGCGCGAGGGCAACATGGTGCTGGACCTGATTCGTCAGGTGCGCGGCAGCGGCCTGCCCGTGATCCTGATCAGCCACAACATGCCGCATGTCTTCGAGATCGCCGACCGCATTCACGTGCACCGCATGGGCGCGCGCGCCGCCGTGCTCGATCCCCGCAAGATCAGCATGGCCGACACCGTCTCGGTGATGACCGGAGCGCTGAGACCCGATCAGCTCAGCGCGGACGTGCTGGCCCTGTGA
- a CDS encoding quinate 5-dehydrogenase encodes MTDLLSGWQPAPAGFKHVVSVSLGGSKRNAREELTVLGQPFVLERLGTDGDVGRAAALFQALDGRVDAFGLGGADLYVIAAGRRYTFGNVRKLVSHAKLTPVLDGSGLKNTLERDAVAQLDPLLNWKAQKVLMVSAVDRFGMAEALAGSGADVVYGDLIFGLNLDVPLRSIGALRRVAHLALPAITRLPQDWFYPTGDKQDSSVQGKGTRYYAWADVIAGDTHYAKRYAPRDLRGKTILTQTITEADRTWMKERGVARLVTTTPRMGSRNFATNVLEAFFVALSGGREALSEEEYLRYIREVGFRPEITDLGG; translated from the coding sequence ATGACCGATCTTCTCAGCGGCTGGCAGCCCGCCCCCGCAGGCTTCAAGCATGTGGTGAGCGTGTCGCTGGGGGGCAGCAAGCGCAACGCCCGCGAGGAACTCACGGTGCTGGGCCAGCCGTTCGTGCTCGAGCGCCTGGGCACCGACGGCGACGTGGGCAGGGCAGCGGCGCTCTTTCAGGCGCTCGACGGGCGGGTGGACGCTTTCGGGCTGGGCGGCGCCGACCTGTACGTGATCGCGGCGGGGCGGCGCTACACCTTCGGCAACGTCCGCAAGCTGGTTTCGCACGCCAAGCTGACCCCGGTGCTCGACGGCAGCGGCCTGAAAAACACCCTGGAGCGCGACGCGGTGGCCCAGCTCGACCCGCTGCTGAACTGGAAGGCGCAAAAGGTGCTGATGGTGAGCGCCGTGGACCGTTTCGGGATGGCCGAGGCCCTAGCGGGGTCGGGCGCCGACGTGGTGTACGGCGACCTGATTTTCGGGCTGAACCTCGACGTGCCGCTGCGGTCCATCGGGGCGCTGCGGCGGGTCGCGCACCTCGCGCTGCCCGCGATCACCCGGCTGCCGCAGGACTGGTTTTACCCCACCGGGGACAAACAGGACTCCAGCGTGCAGGGCAAGGGCACCCGCTACTACGCCTGGGCCGACGTGATCGCCGGAGACACCCACTACGCCAAGCGCTACGCCCCGCGCGACCTGAGGGGCAAGACCATCCTGACCCAGACCATCACCGAAGCCGACCGCACCTGGATGAAGGAGCGCGGGGTGGCCCGGCTGGTCACCACCACCCCGCGCATGGGCAGCCGCAACTTCGCCACCAACGTGCTGGAGGCCTTTTTCGTGGCCCTCAGCGGCGGGCGGGAGGCGCTCAGCGAAGAAGAGTACCTGCGCTACATCCGCGAGGTGGGCTTCCGGCCGGAGATCACCGACCTCGGCGGGTGA
- a CDS encoding general stress protein, producing MTQPDPRSAMIPDQRSRVNVATYATYPEAQRAVDFLSDQKFPVERMAIVGEGLKTIEQVTGRLDWGRAAGLGFGQGIFLGLFIGLLFGLLGLGGGNLLFAAAYGMVMGAITGVVWGVVGYAMSGGRRDFTSVGGMRAEQYVILADSDVAEQARTLLSGLPPR from the coding sequence ATGACCCAGCCTGATCCCCGCTCCGCCATGATTCCCGACCAGCGTTCCCGCGTGAATGTCGCCACCTACGCCACCTACCCGGAGGCGCAGCGGGCGGTGGATTTCCTCAGCGACCAGAAGTTTCCGGTGGAGCGCATGGCGATCGTGGGCGAGGGCCTCAAGACCATCGAGCAGGTGACCGGGCGGCTCGACTGGGGCCGCGCGGCGGGCCTAGGCTTCGGGCAGGGGATTTTTCTGGGCCTCTTCATCGGCCTGCTGTTCGGGCTGCTGGGGCTGGGCGGCGGCAACCTGCTGTTCGCCGCCGCCTACGGCATGGTGATGGGCGCGATCACCGGGGTGGTGTGGGGCGTGGTGGGCTACGCCATGAGCGGCGGGCGGCGCGACTTTACCTCTGTCGGCGGAATGCGCGCCGAGCAGTACGTGATCCTGGCCGACAGCGACGTGGCCGAGCAGGCCCGCACGCTGCTGTCGGGCCTGCCGCCGCGCTGA
- a CDS encoding ABC transporter permease, which yields MTQPAAAPPAPRRPALPSLSTLGPLIALLLACLFFATQSDRFLTGSTLSLVLKQISFVAVIAIGQTLVILTAGIDLSCGVIMALGSMIMTKFAVELGVPPGLAILAALAVTTTIGALNGVLITRLRLPPFIATLGMYGIVFAATQIYSNAQTISNLPPALNFLGQTFTVFGTAFTYGAVLMLLLFGLAWFFLTQTAPGRHVYAVGNNPEAVRLSGISTTRLLIGVYAAAGLLYGVAALILVGRVGAGDPNAGQTENLESITAVVLGGTSLFGGRGNVLGTFLGALIVGVFRVGLTLSGVNSVYQILITGVLIILAVATDQFSRRKA from the coding sequence ATGACGCAACCTGCCGCCGCGCCTCCAGCACCCAGGCGCCCCGCGCTGCCCAGCCTCTCGACGCTGGGACCCCTGATCGCGCTGCTGCTGGCGTGTCTCTTCTTCGCCACCCAGTCCGACCGCTTCTTGACCGGAAGCACGTTGTCGCTGGTGCTCAAGCAGATTTCTTTCGTGGCGGTCATCGCCATCGGGCAGACGCTGGTGATCCTGACGGCGGGCATCGACCTGAGCTGCGGCGTGATCATGGCGCTGGGCAGCATGATCATGACCAAATTCGCCGTGGAACTCGGCGTGCCGCCCGGACTGGCGATTCTCGCCGCGCTGGCCGTGACCACGACCATCGGCGCCCTCAACGGCGTGCTGATCACCCGGCTGCGGCTGCCGCCCTTCATCGCCACGCTGGGCATGTACGGCATCGTCTTCGCGGCGACCCAGATCTATTCCAACGCGCAGACGATCAGCAACCTGCCGCCCGCTCTGAACTTCCTGGGGCAGACCTTTACCGTGTTCGGAACGGCCTTTACGTACGGCGCGGTGCTGATGCTGCTGCTCTTCGGGTTGGCGTGGTTTTTCCTGACGCAGACGGCGCCGGGCCGCCACGTGTACGCAGTGGGCAACAACCCCGAAGCGGTGCGCCTCAGCGGCATCTCGACCACCCGGCTGCTGATCGGGGTGTACGCGGCGGCCGGGCTGCTGTACGGCGTCGCGGCCCTGATCCTGGTCGGGCGGGTGGGCGCCGGTGACCCCAACGCCGGACAGACCGAGAATCTGGAGAGCATCACCGCCGTGGTGCTGGGCGGCACCAGCCTCTTTGGCGGTCGCGGGAACGTGCTGGGCACCTTCCTGGGGGCGCTGATCGTGGGGGTGTTCCGGGTGGGCCTGACCCTCAGCGGCGTCAACAGCGTGTACCAGATTCTGATTACCGGCGTGCTGATTATCCTGGCCGTCGCCACCGACCAGTTTTCCCGGAGGAAGGCCTAG